The following is a genomic window from Candidatus Acidiferrales bacterium.
AACTTGCGCTCCTCTATTTAGCCAGAGGAGATAAGGAAAAAGCGCAGGAACTAATCAACAACCTCTGTCGTTTAGACCAAGGTTTTGGAACAGTTTTTATGTCCATATTGAACCGTGAAAAATAACCTGTGTACATCATGGTACACTTTTCTGACATTGCCTTGAATGCATACGTCACTTTTTGATCTAAGTCTGTTCCGCCAATGGTACCGAAGTTCCACGCGGGCTTCCGAAAATACCATGCTACCAAAATCGGCACGCGGTTCGACCTATCGTACGTTTCGTACACATCCGTGTGTAAAATCCTCCACGTGCATGCAAGGGATCACTTCATACCTTCCTGCATCCAGTCTACATGCTTCATAAGTCCTAGGGATACAATGGGTTGGCAATGCAGCTGGGATGCGCGAGTTTTCCTTAGGAGGTATGATTTTTGATAGTATGTACTTGCTCTAATCGTGTAGAGTTTGTTACATTCAGCTGGTTGAAATGTATGCTAGAAGCGATATAAAGCTGACGGGTGATAAGCCCGGCCAGGTTGTGAGATACAGAACGGAGTTAAAGAAACGGCCCCCGTGTGCGTGGAGTGTGTCAACGAAGGGAAGTGTGGGCATATTGATGGTGAACAAAGACATCAGCAGTACTCAGGCTGATAACAGCATTGCTGAACGCCTCAGCAAGTGCGGATGCATACTTTAGGAGGCAAGCGTGGGAACACAACAACTTCTGCTTACTGTCTTGGGAGTCATTGTCGTAGGGATTGCCGTTGCGATCGCTATTGTTCTGTTTAGCGGCAATGCACAAAGTTCGAACCGAGATGCTGTCACCCAAGATCTGGTGAGTATCGCAGCCGTCGCCCAGGAGTACTACAGGAAGCCGGCGATCTTCGCCGGAGGGGGAAACAGCTTCAACGGCTTCAATCTCTCGCCGACCGATACGGGGAATGAAAATGGAAGTTATTCAGTTGACGTGGCCCCGTCTTCGAGTCCTGTCTACAAACCCGGTAGCACGACTCCGATTCCGAATCCCACGCAGACGATCTATCTAATCGGATGTGGGAAAGAGATCGGAGATGACGAGATGGATCCGGTAAAAGTGTGTCTAAAAGTAACACTAGACTCGCTGGTGTCATTTCCTATCAATTGAGACTTAACATACATTCGTGAAGCTGGCGAGGCTCATTCGTTGGCCTGCCCTCAGTTGATTCATCAATGACAACTTACTAATCCGGTCGATCCATGGTATACAATCAGCCATGCGGAAACATAATCTGTACCATCTTGCTCAAATTTGTTTCTGATGATCATTTTTTGTAAATACATCATGGTGTAAATCAGCAAATGATGTGCAAAGAGTCTTACACATTCCGTGCTTTGTTCCAGACACTTGGGAGCCTGTGCACAAGGCTTGCTGACGAGGTAGGGAATTCTGTTTGCGGGTGAAAAGATGAAAATAGCATTTGCATTTTTCCTTTTGAACGTTTGGCTAGGTTCATGTCTTGCACAGGTAGAGCCTAATCCTTCTAATATTCAACGCTACGTAATTTATGCCGTCGACAAATTGCCTGAGCAAAAGGGCAATCCCCCAAAAATCTGGGCATAGAACGAAGGCGCCGTCGGCGATCCACATAATTATCTGCTTCTGGATACGCAGACCGGAAGGACATGGCTTCTTGTCCGAACTTCAGACTTTGCGGAACGTGCTGATAGCTCTATGAATGAGTGGAACAGCTATTCATGGAGGCCCCTTTTCTTTCAAACGGGCGTGCAATCTATACGCGCCCCACAGGGTAGTTTATCCAGAGAACCGGAAAAGTAACTTTCAGGTAAAGGGAAAACAAACCAGATGGAAGTCATGAAAGTATTCTTTTCCAGCAGGCGTTTTTTCGGGATGATTGCCTACCGCGTGAATGTCATGTCTCTAAAATCAACGGAATCGCGTCAAACAAGCCCGTAGTAAGGCAATCCTTTGTTGGGTCAACTTCTTTACTGGCTAAATGTAAGATGCCTTAGAAATTCCTCGTATATTTCGAGAATCTTCTCCTTGCTAAGTTCTGCTTCCGCAGTTGAGGTTGCAGCCGTTCCGGGGCCTGACTTACGGTTAATCGTTAGACAATAAGCGACGGTCAAGTTGCTTGCGACTATCTTTGTCGTATCGCTTTCCATGATACTTAACTCCTTATTTGTGCCATGATACCTGACAACATACGAATGCGCGATTAATTTACGCCTTTGTGAAACTCGAAGGTGCCATGATAGAAGAGAACTTTTCCGGAAGAGTCGCAGTAGAATTCAGGTCGGCAGAATCTGAGTTTCGCTTCGGCGGCATTTCTGTCTCATTCCTCAGCGTCCACAAGACAGTTCGGATGGGTTCCAATACTTACTTTGCGGAGATCAGATCGTAGTTTGTCTTCTGACTCATGGGAATGGTCATTGCATTTTCTCCTGCAGTTGCCATGACTAGTTCTTGATCCGATGTTCCGCTGATTTTCATAGCCTTTCCGGCCGAATAATCGAACAGGGCAGTCCCGTTGATGGTTCCGCTTCCGTCAATCGCCAAATTCATTCCGTTGATCGTCGCAGATCCCTTCAACTTAACCTTCCCGGCGAATGCTATCTTGACACATGAAATCCCGTCAAGATTTTCTTTTCCAACTAATTTGTAATCCGTATTTGTGGTTACTGCAATTTTCCCCTGGGAGCCTGGAGTGCCGGCCGTGTCCGTCCTTGTCTGGTTCCACGTTGCGCCCTCGCCAACACTCGTGGAAGGCAATTTCAAAAAGAAACTCCCGAAATCTTTTGCCTGTCCTGCAGGTGAATTTGCAAAGGCAGTATCGATCCATCTCGTCGAGATTTCTTCGCCGTTGGGTTTGATCCTTGTCTCCTTAATTTTCCCCAGAGCCGGAGATGGAACATGATTAGTATCTCCGTTCGGCATTATCGCAATGTTCTCGCCCGAGTCGATGACAGTGGAAAATATCAGCTCGTCGCCCGATATTACGCTGCTGATTGTAAGAGATTGATCCGAAACTACATTGACATGCTGCTCTTGACCCATCATCGTTTCGACGGTCTCCAGAGTAGTATGAGCTTTATAATGAATTGCAGAAGAAGCTTTATACTCCAACTTATATTGTGCCATTCCGACACCTGCCATTGCAAGGGCACAGACAAGAGTAACTCCGAACGATTTCATTTTTTCTCCAATATTAATTATTGTTTTCCGAATTTCCTGGTTCTGGATCTTTCCGTGTCGCCTCGAGAATCAATTCGGCGACATCCTTTACGGCAACGTCCGCGGCTTCTTTAGCTTTAACGCCGTCGGTCATCATCGTCATACAGAACGGACAGGCAGATGCAATCACATCAGGATTGGTTGACAGAGCTTCTTCAGTTCTCTCAATGTTCACGCGTTTGCCCGCTTTCTCTTCCATCCACATTCTGGCGCCGCCTGCTCCGCAGCAAAAACCTTTGTCCTTCGAACGTTTCATCTCAACCATCTCAACGCCGTTTATCGCAGCAATGGCTTTCCGCGGCGAGTCGTAGATCCCATTATATCTGCCAATATAGCACGAATCATGATAAGTAACTCGCTTTTTCTGTTGTTCGTTTTGAACCGAAAGTTTTCCGGAGCTTATCAGCTCCTCAATCAACTGCGTGTGATGAATGACCTCATAATTCCCGCCGAAGTTCTTGTATTCGTTCTTGAGCGTGTTGAAACAGTGCGGGCAGGCAGTGACGATTTTTTTTACGTGGTATTTTTCAAACGTGCTGATGTTTTCTCTGATGAGCATTTGAGCTAAATATTCGTTTCCACTTCGTCTCGCAGGATCGCCCGAACATTTTTCTTCGTTTCCAAGTATCGCGAATCTTATTCCAGCCATTTTCATCAACTGGGAAAAAGCGCGCGCGACTTTCTGATACCGGGCATCGTAACTTCCTGCGCAACCGACCCAATACAGAATGTCGAAGTTGCCGTCCGTATCGGCAGCGATCGGAATATCGTGTCCTTCGGTCCATTTTGCCCGGTCTCTCCAGTTAAATGCCCACACGGTGAAGTTGTTTTCCAGATTTTTATATGCGGTGGCAAGCTCTGTAGGAAATCTTGACTCATTGAGGACGAGATACCGGCGCATATCAACGATAGAGCCGACATGTTCAATCATAACGGGGCACTCTTCCATGCATGCCTGACAGGTCGTGCATGCCCACAGCTCGTCCTCGGTGATATAAGTGTCCACGAGGTGTTTTTTGTCGGCATCTTTGTGTGCCACGATATCCGGTGCCTTTTCCATCGTGCGTCGGCGAATATCGGTAATTATTTTTCGCGGAGAAAGAGGTTTGCCGGTGATATTCGCCGGACAAACCGAGTCGCATCTGCCGCACTCGGTGCACGTGAATCCATCAAGGAGTTGTTTCCATGAAAGGTCTTCGATATCTCCGGCGCCGAACCGCGTAATGTTCTCATCTTCCAGATTTATTGGTGTCAGAGCACCTCGCGGTTTTTGAGTCGCAAAATAAACGTTGAAGAACGATGAGCCGATATGGAGGTGCTTCGAATATGGGAGATAATTCAGGAATCCGAGTACTATTAATATGTGTATCCACCAGAAAACCTGAAAGAGATTTGAAAGGGACGGGGGCGATGACGAGACAAATAGAGATGCCAATGCGGACGAGAAAAATCTCGCTCCGGAGTTTAAAGTGTCGACTCCTGCTGATTTTTCAAGCGCGATGTGCAGACTGTTCTGCAGAAACATCGAGACCATGATGAGCAAGATCAGACTTAGGATGAGATTCGCGTCCAGCTTTGAATGAGTTTTGAACTCAAGGCGTTTTACGTTCGCGATGTTTCGACGATAGAAAGCAAAGAGTACAGATATAATCACCAGGAGTCCAAAGCAATCCTGAAGAAAAACAAGCGGAGAATAGAGCGGACCAAGAAACGTCAGCGATAAACCCTCTGCGAAGCCCTGCAGAATACCTTCCAGTATGGCGGTGAGAAGAATCATGAATCCCCAGAATATGAAGAAGTGCATCAATCCCGCGACCGGTTCTCTCAAAAGTTTTTTCTGACCGAATGCAATCGACAGGACATTTATGAGTCGTGTCCCGACCTTGCCTGAACGATCTTCCTTTTTTCCGACTTTCAGATAAGAAATCAGTCGTTGGACATTCCTCGCAAAGAACAAAATGGCCAAAATGAAAACTATTGTGAAAACGGTTGTTTTTATCATGTATTCTTTGCCTTCTAAATTTTTTTGAAGCAGAAACTCGTCTTGTAGTCGACCTGACTTTTCAAATATATCCTGGCCGCTGCTAATAATCAATTGCTTCGTCGCCTCAATCATTTAATTGAAATTTTATACACCTCAAGTTATATTTTGTTCTAATGAAACCTGTACCGGCATGGGAAAAATAATCACGATTGCGAATCAGAAGGGCGGAGTTGGGAAGACTACCACAACCGTCAATGTCGCGGCCTGTCTTGCTGCCCTGGAGCACAAAACTCTTCTGATCGATATCGATCCGCAATCGAATGCAACAAGCGCGCTTGGGTTTGACAAAAGTCAGCCTCATGTGAGCACTTATGACGTTATCCTGGGATCATCCCCGGCAGATGCATCCATCCGGGATACCACGCTCTCCTTCCTAAAACTGATGCCGTCCGACATAAATCTTGTCGGAGCCGAGGTGGAATTGGTGGAGATGGAAATGAGAGAGTCTCTTCTAAAAAATGCGATCATACCGATTAAGGATAACTTCGAATATGTTTTGATTGACTGCCCGCCTTCGCTGGGTTTGTTGACGGTAAATGCTCTCGTGGCAGCTGACAGCGTTCTGGTCCCCGTTCAGACCGAGTACTTTGCCCTGGAAGGACTTGGACAGCTTCTTAACACGATCTCGATGGTGAAACGTAATTTAAATTCCGGTTTGGAGCTTGAGGGAGTTCTCCTGACGATGTTTGATTCGAGGCTGAAACTCTCTAATCAGGTGGTCGATGAGGTCAGACGATATTTTGATCAGCGAGTTTTCAGAACCGTGATCGGAAGGAATGTTCGTCTCAGCGAAGCACAGAGTTTTGGCAAGCCTATCATACTTTACGATGCGGCTTCTCTTGGAGCGAAACATTACATGGAATTAGCAAAGGAATTCTTGGATCGGAACAAGGCGAAAGTAAGACAGGGGATTCCGGATTCTTCAAACGAGTTTGGTGGGAGACCCGGAGATATTAGCTTGGAAAAGGATTCCGCAAACCACGATGTAAGTAGGGAAGGCGCAAAGCCATGAAATCTAACATTCGTCTTGGTAGAGGATTAGATGCCTTGATCAAGAAAGAATCTATTCCCTTCGATAAGATCCCGCCTGAACTCTCTGATCAGTTAGCAGTCAACCCATTCGCGAAGATCTCAGTGAACAAGGTCACCGCAAACAGATTCCAGCCGAGAAGAGACTTCGATCAGAGGACTCTCGAAGAGTTGAAGAAATCTATAAGGGAGAATGGGCTTATTCAACCGATAACGGTGCGCCAGACTAAGGATGGCGGATTCGAGTTGGTGTCCGGGGAAAGACGTCTTCGCGCCATGAAAGAGCTTGGTATTCGAGAGATACCTGCATACGTTCTTCAAGTCGACTCCGACGAGAAGATGCTGGAAATGGCGTTGACCGAGAATCTTCAGCGAGAAGATTTAAATCCAATAGAAATCGCGCTTGGATATGAGAGGCTAATTGACGAATGTAACCTCACGCAGGAGAAAGTCGCAGACAAGGTCGGGAAAGATCGTGCCACGGTAGCTAATTTTCTGCGACTTCTTAAGCTGCCTGCTCCGATCCAGAAGGGTCTTGTCTCAGGTGATATTACAGCGGGTCACGCCAGAGCACTTCTTTCGATCGAAAACTCCAACGAGCAATTTCATCTTTTTAATAAAATTGCCCGCGATAATCTCAGCGTTCGTCAGGTGGAGAGAGAGGTACAACGGCTGACGGGAGCGGGCAAGAACAAGAAGCTTCAATCGAAGGGCAGCTCAACCAACAAGCGCGCGAACGCCAGCGAAAGCGTGTTGAGTGATCTTGTCGATAAACTCAGGAAGCATCTGGGAACTCAGGTGAAAATAAATTACGGTGAAAATCACGCCGGTGATATAAGAGTTGAGTTCTATAGCGATGAAGATTTGGAAAGGTTGATCGAAATAATATTGGGCGATAGAAAAGGCAAATGACGAAGATTCTGTTTGCAAAAAATGCACCTCGACCGATCGGACCGTACTCTCAGGGAATGGAAATCGATGGATTCATTTTTCTTTCTGGGCAAATCGGCATACAGCCGGAAACGGCTGAAGTAGCCGACGGTCTGGCGCAGCAGACACTGCAGGTGATGAAGAATATTTCAGAGGTGCTTCAATCCGCCGGTTGTTCATTTTCTCAAGTAGTGAAGACAACAGTCTATTTGAAAAACATGAACGATTTCACCGAGTTCAACAAGATTTACTCCGAATATTTCAAAGATAATCCTCCTGTCCGCACGACTGTTGAGGTTTCATCGCTGCCTCGTAATGCATTAATTGAGATCGACATTATTGCACATAAGTAATAGAACCAGGATTTCAAAAACTCATCCAGAGCGAGGTCGAGGGATCAGGGATCGAATTCACGTCGCAGAAATTATCCGTGCTGCCTTAGTATTGTTGTTGATCGGTTCGTGCACAACCTTCGCGCAAGGACAAGGAGTGACGAATGGGCGAACTTCGATCGTTGAATTTCAGTTTCGACCCGGCCGATTGGAATTGGCCACCGATCTCGGAGTCACAAACCTTCGAGACCCTTTTTTTCAAAAGACCCGATATTCACATCCTGACACCATGGTTGCGGATACCAATGCTCGCAAATCATCTGTCTCACCACCGGTCCTTTCATTCGATACCACCGTCGTCGATACCAGCACCGTCATAATTAAACAGAGATCAGCACTTATTGCTGTACTCCTGTCGGCAGCGATACCGGGCGGCGGACAGATATACAACAGAAGTTACTGGAAGGTGCCGATCATTTACGGATTACAGGCATTCTTTGTCTCGCAATGGTTATCGAACAACAAGCTTTACCGATCCTTCAGGGCACAGTTTGAAGACTCTCTCAAGACCCCCGGGTCCTCTTCACAGTATTTGGCCGAGCTGCAGGGAGGGAGAGATTTCTATCATGATCAGCGCGATTCTTACGCGTGGTACACCGCAGGAATTTATGTTTTGTCGGTGCTTGACGCGTACATAGATGCGGAACTGTCCGGCTTCGACGTCTCACCGAGTCTCGGTTTTGCTCCAGATGGATCACCTGTCGCGGCGGTCTCGGTGAGAGTGAAATTCTAACTCTGATAATCCCCCGAAGATTTTAACTCCTCGACAGATTTGATTTCCTTTTCAAAGAAACCCGACAAATAGAATATCGCGGAAAGAATAAGACCAGGGTACATCGGTTGAATGTTAAGTAAGTATTTCGGATTCATTGGTGTATTCATGATGAATCCCGACACGAGCCAGAGAAGGGAAGTCAACCAGCCGAAGGTCATTGACAGGAATATATATTTTCGGTGCACGTGAAACCTTGGAAAATAACTCGATACGAGCGGAATCAACAGTCCCGGGATAAATACCGTACCGAGATCGTACCAGATTTGTATAACCGAAGGAACGAGGAGTGAGATCGCGATCGAGATAATTGCGGTGACGAAGATTCCTATCTGTGAGTTGGCCAATATTCTCTTGCTTGCTCCGCTAATCTCATCATGTTTTCCAAAGAGTCTGAACAAAATATCCTTCCCGATAGTGACGGCGGAGATAAAAGTTAGGCTCTCCAAACTTGACATGATGGTTGCAAGTAATCCTACATAAAATAATCCCTTGATAAAACTCGGCAGGACGATTTCAGCGAGTGCGGGATATGACATGGCGGGTTGCTCCAGGGTTGGGACGATCGCCCTTGCATATAGTCCGGTCGTTGAAGTCATAAAATCAAAGAACAGCCAGAATATTACCGAGACCAGGATTCCGTAACGAGCCACCGATCCGCTTTTTGCCGCATAACATCTCTGGTGAAACGCAGGATCTATCAGTGTCCAGCTTGCTATGAAGAACCAGGCGATTATGTACTGCCAGGAGTTTCCACCCGTGAGCGTCAAATGTCCTCCCGGAACGTGCGACTTGATGAACGACAATCCGCCGTAATGGAGGTAACAGTAAGGAAGTATCACACCGAAACCGATGTACATCAAGACAAACTCTAGACTATTAGTCCTGACGTCCGAGTGAAGCCCGCCGGAATAAAGATAAGCGATCGAAGCGACTGTAGTGAAGAGCACCGAGACGAGCAAGGACCAGCCGGAGATCATCTCGACAATGATTCCGACCATCAGAACATAAGGAGCGGGGGTCACTATGAAAAGAGTGAGGAAGGAACCCATCGTGGCAGTCGCGTTGCCATAGGTCTCGCGAAGTTTGTCGGGGATCGTGTGTAATCTTGCTCCGTGAACTCGCGGTGCAAGGAAGATTGCAAAGAGGATCGCAAAGAAATAGTACGGCACACCGAAAATAAACCAGTTTGAAATGCCATATCGATATGAGAATTCCCCGACACCAAGTATGCCCCCGTACCATGTTGACACGAGAGTCGCGACGAAAACCGGCAGCGTGAGACTTCTTCCCGCAACTAGATATTCATCGATGTGAGTCCGCGCCTTTCTAGCTGCGCGAAACCCGACAAAGACCACGGCAGAGAAATACAATACAATGACTGCCCAATCGGCCAAAGATAATCTTACAATCATGCGTCCTTTACAAACACCAGCACGCCGCCTTTGTGAACAGTTATTTCTATTTTGTCGCCAGTCGCACGATTGCTTATTCCTTGTCCTCCTTTTTTCAGGACAGCCCCGTGAAGCCCATAAGCCAGGCCCTTCGTACTCACGGTTGTACCATCTTCCATCGGAATGATAGAGACCTCGACATCCCCGAATATGTCCAGTGAAAGATCCTTAGAAGCAGGGAAGACCAGATATTGATTATCTGCAAGGACTATTCGGCATTTTTTTGAGTACTCGTATGCTATTTGCAGGTTTGCCAGCGTTTGATCGATTCTTCCACCTGAGAAGGAGAAGACCAGGAATTCACGGAAGTCTCGACCAAGAAGGAGATTCAATGTCTTTTCAAAATCTGTATTGTCTTGGGAATCGATCCTGACGATCTCCGCGTCTTCGAATTCTCTTCCGGTGTTTGTGAAGGAGTCGAGGTCACCGACAACTAGATTAGGTTTATATCCGAGTGATGCAGATTTGTTAGCACCGCCGTCGGCGCAGGCGATGAATGTCGGACGCGGAATCAGATTTCGAACCCGGTCGCGCGACGGAGGATCTCCATTGCAAAACATGAGGACGAAATTTTCAAAATCCATTGATCGTCAGAGATTGATGGAACAGTTCAAGAAGAGGTTTCTCGTGGCGGCGGGGTAGAAGTATTGCCCTTCACCATGTGCGATATACAGTTTATTCAGGAGGTTGTTGCAGTACAGTTTGAACTCAACTGAAGACAGGGAGAGAAAATTATTCACCTTATAGGATATCCAGCCGTTCACGATGAAATACGGATCGATCTTATCCGACAGCAGTTCGAAATTGTCGGTATATTGTGAACCAACATATTGTCCGAGCAAAGCAACGGCAAAGCCGCCTAACGCGTATGTTGCTCTGATATTTCCCAACAATTCGGGGAATCCACCGATTCTGTTTCCATCCAACTTATCGGGAACGACAATTGAATTATTCAGACTGTCGGCTTCTGTCTCGTAGTAGATATAATGGATTATCCTGTTGCGACTAAGCGAGAGATTCCCGTAAATCGAGAATTCATTTGTGAGGTTGGCAGCC
Proteins encoded in this region:
- a CDS encoding (Fe-S)-binding protein; this encodes MIEATKQLIISSGQDIFEKSGRLQDEFLLQKNLEGKEYMIKTTVFTIVFILAILFFARNVQRLISYLKVGKKEDRSGKVGTRLINVLSIAFGQKKLLREPVAGLMHFFIFWGFMILLTAILEGILQGFAEGLSLTFLGPLYSPLVFLQDCFGLLVIISVLFAFYRRNIANVKRLEFKTHSKLDANLILSLILLIMVSMFLQNSLHIALEKSAGVDTLNSGARFFSSALASLFVSSSPPSLSNLFQVFWWIHILIVLGFLNYLPYSKHLHIGSSFFNVYFATQKPRGALTPINLEDENITRFGAGDIEDLSWKQLLDGFTCTECGRCDSVCPANITGKPLSPRKIITDIRRRTMEKAPDIVAHKDADKKHLVDTYITEDELWACTTCQACMEECPVMIEHVGSIVDMRRYLVLNESRFPTELATAYKNLENNFTVWAFNWRDRAKWTEGHDIPIAADTDGNFDILYWVGCAGSYDARYQKVARAFSQLMKMAGIRFAILGNEEKCSGDPARRSGNEYLAQMLIRENISTFEKYHVKKIVTACPHCFNTLKNEYKNFGGNYEVIHHTQLIEELISSGKLSVQNEQQKKRVTYHDSCYIGRYNGIYDSPRKAIAAINGVEMVEMKRSKDKGFCCGAGGARMWMEEKAGKRVNIERTEEALSTNPDVIASACPFCMTMMTDGVKAKEAADVAVKDVAELILEATRKDPEPGNSENNN
- a CDS encoding AAA family ATPase; the encoded protein is MGKIITIANQKGGVGKTTTTVNVAACLAALEHKTLLIDIDPQSNATSALGFDKSQPHVSTYDVILGSSPADASIRDTTLSFLKLMPSDINLVGAEVELVEMEMRESLLKNAIIPIKDNFEYVLIDCPPSLGLLTVNALVAADSVLVPVQTEYFALEGLGQLLNTISMVKRNLNSGLELEGVLLTMFDSRLKLSNQVVDEVRRYFDQRVFRTVIGRNVRLSEAQSFGKPIILYDAASLGAKHYMELAKEFLDRNKAKVRQGIPDSSNEFGGRPGDISLEKDSANHDVSREGAKP
- a CDS encoding ParB/RepB/Spo0J family partition protein, with product MKSNIRLGRGLDALIKKESIPFDKIPPELSDQLAVNPFAKISVNKVTANRFQPRRDFDQRTLEELKKSIRENGLIQPITVRQTKDGGFELVSGERRLRAMKELGIREIPAYVLQVDSDEKMLEMALTENLQREDLNPIEIALGYERLIDECNLTQEKVADKVGKDRATVANFLRLLKLPAPIQKGLVSGDITAGHARALLSIENSNEQFHLFNKIARDNLSVRQVEREVQRLTGAGKNKKLQSKGSSTNKRANASESVLSDLVDKLRKHLGTQVKINYGENHAGDIRVEFYSDEDLERLIEIILGDRKGK
- a CDS encoding Rid family detoxifying hydrolase yields the protein MTKILFAKNAPRPIGPYSQGMEIDGFIFLSGQIGIQPETAEVADGLAQQTLQVMKNISEVLQSAGCSFSQVVKTTVYLKNMNDFTEFNKIYSEYFKDNPPVRTTVEVSSLPRNALIEIDIIAHK
- a CDS encoding DUF5683 domain-containing protein, with the protein product MTNGRTSIVEFQFRPGRLELATDLGVTNLRDPFFQKTRYSHPDTMVADTNARKSSVSPPVLSFDTTVVDTSTVIIKQRSALIAVLLSAAIPGGGQIYNRSYWKVPIIYGLQAFFVSQWLSNNKLYRSFRAQFEDSLKTPGSSSQYLAELQGGRDFYHDQRDSYAWYTAGIYVLSVLDAYIDAELSGFDVSPSLGFAPDGSPVAAVSVRVKF
- a CDS encoding sodium:solute symporter family protein encodes the protein MIVRLSLADWAVIVLYFSAVVFVGFRAARKARTHIDEYLVAGRSLTLPVFVATLVSTWYGGILGVGEFSYRYGISNWFIFGVPYYFFAILFAIFLAPRVHGARLHTIPDKLRETYGNATATMGSFLTLFIVTPAPYVLMVGIIVEMISGWSLLVSVLFTTVASIAYLYSGGLHSDVRTNSLEFVLMYIGFGVILPYCYLHYGGLSFIKSHVPGGHLTLTGGNSWQYIIAWFFIASWTLIDPAFHQRCYAAKSGSVARYGILVSVIFWLFFDFMTSTTGLYARAIVPTLEQPAMSYPALAEIVLPSFIKGLFYVGLLATIMSSLESLTFISAVTIGKDILFRLFGKHDEISGASKRILANSQIGIFVTAIISIAISLLVPSVIQIWYDLGTVFIPGLLIPLVSSYFPRFHVHRKYIFLSMTFGWLTSLLWLVSGFIMNTPMNPKYLLNIQPMYPGLILSAIFYLSGFFEKEIKSVEELKSSGDYQS
- a CDS encoding thiamine diphosphokinase codes for the protein MFCNGDPPSRDRVRNLIPRPTFIACADGGANKSASLGYKPNLVVGDLDSFTNTGREFEDAEIVRIDSQDNTDFEKTLNLLLGRDFREFLVFSFSGGRIDQTLANLQIAYEYSKKCRIVLADNQYLVFPASKDLSLDIFGDVEVSIIPMEDGTTVSTKGLAYGLHGAVLKKGGQGISNRATGDKIEITVHKGGVLVFVKDA